The Arthrobacter russicus genome has a segment encoding these proteins:
- a CDS encoding LysR family transcriptional regulator — protein MVNPIHLRTLLEVTRRGSFAAAAQHLGYTASAVSQQIAALERETGVVLFTRTARSVQPTDTAFVMARHAAKVLTDLDALLAAATKSPDHATRELVLGIFPSLATYVLPRVLQTSAWQGLGRRLRIRVGEPPQTIQGLRSGGELDLALVFQVGQSGLAWPHTLHRQWVGDDVFRVVLPHGWGITDGSRMTASQLTEMPWIMHHPGTSDATVIERLFASCNLHPQVVGYSDDFNASLALAAAGLGAAMVPELVLKHSKENFVVVEVPEIRLARTVFALRRQESGQSERQDAASEDASLDLFVDLLAAAFAEAVAD, from the coding sequence GTGGTCAACCCGATACATTTGCGTACTTTGCTCGAAGTCACCCGGCGCGGCTCATTCGCCGCAGCGGCCCAGCATCTCGGTTACACGGCGTCAGCGGTCTCGCAGCAGATCGCGGCTTTGGAGCGGGAGACCGGCGTGGTGCTTTTCACCCGTACCGCCCGTTCGGTCCAACCCACGGACACCGCGTTCGTGATGGCCCGGCATGCGGCCAAAGTACTCACCGACCTCGATGCACTGCTGGCCGCCGCGACGAAATCACCGGACCATGCCACCCGGGAACTTGTCCTGGGCATCTTTCCTTCGCTGGCCACCTATGTGCTGCCCCGGGTCTTGCAGACTTCGGCCTGGCAGGGCCTGGGCAGGCGATTGCGGATCCGGGTCGGCGAGCCGCCGCAGACGATCCAAGGATTGCGGTCGGGCGGCGAACTGGATCTGGCTTTGGTGTTCCAAGTCGGCCAAAGCGGCCTGGCCTGGCCGCATACGCTGCATCGGCAATGGGTCGGCGACGATGTCTTCCGGGTGGTGCTGCCCCATGGTTGGGGCATCACCGATGGTTCCCGGATGACCGCCTCGCAGTTGACCGAGATGCCCTGGATCATGCACCACCCGGGCACCAGCGACGCCACCGTGATCGAGCGGCTCTTCGCTTCGTGCAATCTGCATCCCCAAGTAGTGGGCTACAGCGATGACTTCAATGCCTCCCTGGCCCTTGCCGCAGCCGGTTTGGGCGCCGCAATGGTACCGGAACTCGTGCTCAAACACAGCAAAGAGAACTTCGTCGTCGTCGAAGTGCCGGAAATCCGGCTCGCCCGGACGGTCTTCGCCCTCCGGCGTCAGGAAAGCGGCCAATCGGAACGGCAGGACGCGGCCTCCGAAGACGCCAGTTTGGACCTTTTCGTCGACTTGTTGGCTGCGGCGTTCGCCGAAGCCGTCGCGGATTGA
- the nrdE gene encoding class 1b ribonucleoside-diphosphate reductase subunit alpha yields MPTAYQGLGYHELNAMLNLYDADGNIQFDADREAAHQYFLQHVNNNTVFFHDLEEKLDYLVKNQYYERETLDQYTMNFIRELYNRAYKKKFRFETFLGAFKFYTSYTLKTFDGKRFLERYEDRVCMVALHLARGNEDLATKLVDEIIDGRFQPATPTFLNAGKAQRGELVSCFLLRIEDNMESIGRSINSALQLSKRGGGVAFALTNIREVGAPIKQIENQSSGVIPVMKLLEDSFSYANQLGARQGAGAVYLHAHHPDINRFLDTKRENADEKIRIKTLSLGVVVPDITFELAKRDEDMYLFSPYDVEKVYGMPFSDISVTEKYYEMVDDSRIKKTKIKAREFFQTLAEIQFESGYPYIMFEDTVNRANPIEGKIIMSNLCSEILQVSKPTTYNDDLSYADTGKDISCNLGSLNIAKTMDSPDFGNTIETSIRALSAVSDMSDITSVPSIAKGNRASRAIGLGQMNLHGYLARERVHYGSEEGLDFTNIYFYTVVYHALRASNLLAIETGETFGGFENSKYASGEFFDKYTDQEWAPQTERVRELFAKVHIPTQDDWRELKASIMEHGIYNQNLQAVPPTGSISYINNSTSSIHPVASKIEIRKEGKIGRVYYPAPYLTNDNLEYYQDAYEIGYEKIIDTYAAATQHVDQGLSLTLFFKDTATTRDINKAQIYAWRKGIKTVYYIRLRQLALEGTEVEGCVSCML; encoded by the coding sequence CTGCCCACGGCTTACCAGGGCCTCGGCTACCACGAGCTGAACGCGATGCTCAACTTGTACGACGCCGACGGCAACATCCAGTTCGACGCCGATCGCGAAGCTGCGCACCAGTACTTCCTGCAGCATGTGAACAACAACACGGTGTTCTTCCACGACCTGGAGGAGAAGCTCGATTACCTGGTGAAGAACCAGTACTACGAGCGGGAAACCCTCGACCAGTACACGATGAACTTCATCCGCGAACTGTACAACCGCGCCTACAAGAAGAAGTTCCGTTTCGAAACCTTCCTGGGCGCGTTCAAGTTCTACACCTCTTACACCTTGAAGACCTTCGACGGCAAGCGCTTCCTGGAGCGTTACGAAGACCGAGTCTGCATGGTGGCTTTGCACCTGGCCCGGGGCAACGAGGATCTCGCGACCAAGCTGGTCGACGAAATCATCGATGGCCGGTTCCAACCGGCCACGCCGACCTTCCTGAACGCCGGCAAGGCGCAGCGCGGCGAGCTGGTCTCCTGCTTCCTGCTGCGCATCGAAGACAATATGGAGTCGATCGGCCGATCGATCAACTCGGCGCTGCAGCTGTCCAAGCGCGGCGGCGGCGTGGCATTCGCGCTGACCAACATCCGTGAGGTCGGCGCGCCGATCAAGCAGATCGAAAACCAGTCGTCCGGCGTCATCCCGGTCATGAAGCTGCTCGAAGACAGCTTCTCCTACGCGAACCAATTGGGTGCCCGCCAGGGTGCCGGTGCGGTCTATCTGCACGCGCACCATCCGGACATCAACCGCTTCCTGGACACCAAGCGTGAAAACGCGGACGAGAAGATCCGGATCAAAACCCTCTCGCTCGGCGTCGTGGTCCCGGACATCACCTTCGAGCTCGCCAAGCGGGACGAGGACATGTACCTGTTCTCCCCGTACGACGTCGAAAAGGTCTACGGCATGCCGTTCTCCGACATCTCGGTCACCGAGAAGTATTACGAGATGGTCGACGACTCGCGGATCAAGAAAACCAAGATCAAGGCACGGGAATTCTTCCAGACCCTCGCCGAGATCCAGTTCGAGTCCGGCTACCCGTACATCATGTTCGAGGACACGGTGAACCGGGCCAACCCGATCGAAGGCAAGATCATCATGAGCAATCTCTGCTCGGAGATCCTGCAGGTGTCCAAGCCGACCACCTACAACGACGACCTCTCCTACGCGGATACCGGCAAGGACATCTCCTGCAACCTGGGCTCGCTGAACATCGCGAAGACCATGGACTCGCCGGACTTCGGCAACACCATCGAGACGTCGATCCGGGCGTTGTCCGCGGTTTCGGACATGTCGGACATCACGTCCGTGCCTTCGATCGCCAAGGGCAACCGCGCCTCGCGGGCGATCGGCCTGGGCCAGATGAACCTGCACGGCTACTTGGCCCGGGAACGGGTGCACTACGGTTCCGAAGAAGGTTTGGACTTCACCAATATCTACTTCTACACCGTGGTCTACCATGCGTTGCGTGCTTCCAACCTGTTGGCGATCGAGACCGGTGAGACCTTCGGCGGCTTCGAGAACTCGAAGTACGCCTCCGGCGAGTTCTTCGACAAGTACACCGATCAGGAATGGGCTCCGCAGACCGAACGGGTCCGTGAGCTCTTCGCGAAGGTGCACATCCCGACCCAGGACGATTGGCGCGAGCTGAAAGCTTCGATCATGGAGCACGGCATCTACAACCAGAACCTGCAAGCCGTTCCGCCGACCGGATCGATCAGCTACATCAACAACTCCACGTCCTCGATCCACCCGGTGGCGTCGAAGATCGAGATCCGCAAAGAGGGCAAGATCGGCCGGGTGTACTACCCGGCGCCGTACCTGACCAATGACAACCTGGAGTACTACCAGGATGCCTATGAGATCGGCTACGAAAAGATCATCGACACCTATGCCGCCGCCACGCAGCACGTGGACCAGGGGTTGTCGTTGACGTTGTTCTTCAAGGACACCGCCACCACTCGGGACATCAACAAGGCGCAGATCTACGCTTGGCGCAAAGGCATTAAGACGGTCTACTACATCCGGCTGCGCCAGCTGGCGCTGGAAGGCACCGAAGT
- a CDS encoding NAD(P)/FAD-dependent oxidoreductase: MANDQRISETGDVRAPRSIAVVGSGISGLVAAWMLSSTDRVTLFEADDRLGGHAHTHELADGTPVDSGFIVYNERTYPTLIRLFEQLEVPTKPSDMSMSVKCAGCGLEYAGAKGFSGLFPGWRSFAKPRYLRMLGEVLRFHRRARALLASAGDDLTLGEFLEAEKFSQYFQSHFMTPVVSAVWSCDASTALDYPARYLFTFLSHHGMLAVKGSPKWRTVDGGSHEYVRRVAKSITRIKLGAKVTSLEEFRSGVRLGWTEEGVAQTEDFAAVVLATHPDQAAAILGRNGNTEQRRVLGAIPYSSNETLLHSDENVLPGAARARASWNYYLPDCSAQPENVLVSYDLSRLQSLDYPGGRLLVSLGEADRIADSGVLARMRYEHPQYSPASLAAQAELAAICTSKVVFAGAYHGWGFHEDGALSGYRAAQRLGGSWPV; encoded by the coding sequence GTGGCAAACGACCAGAGGATTTCGGAAACCGGCGATGTCAGGGCCCCGCGTTCGATTGCCGTGGTGGGCAGCGGAATATCCGGTCTAGTCGCGGCTTGGATGCTCAGCAGTACCGATCGGGTGACGTTGTTCGAGGCCGATGACCGGCTCGGTGGACACGCGCACACGCACGAGCTGGCCGACGGCACGCCGGTCGATTCCGGATTCATCGTATACAACGAGCGCACCTACCCGACGTTGATCCGTCTGTTCGAACAATTGGAAGTGCCGACCAAGCCCTCCGATATGTCAATGTCGGTCAAATGCGCTGGCTGCGGGCTGGAGTACGCCGGGGCCAAGGGGTTCAGCGGCCTGTTCCCCGGGTGGCGGTCTTTCGCTAAGCCGCGCTATCTCCGAATGCTCGGCGAGGTGCTCCGATTCCATCGCAGGGCCAGAGCCTTGCTGGCCTCAGCGGGGGACGATCTGACCCTCGGCGAGTTCCTCGAAGCGGAAAAATTCAGCCAATATTTCCAAAGCCATTTCATGACCCCGGTGGTTTCGGCAGTATGGTCCTGTGATGCTTCAACGGCTCTGGACTACCCGGCACGTTATCTGTTCACGTTCTTGTCGCATCACGGCATGCTCGCGGTCAAGGGATCACCGAAGTGGCGGACCGTCGACGGCGGCTCGCATGAGTACGTCCGCCGGGTCGCCAAGTCGATCACCAGGATCAAGCTCGGAGCCAAGGTGACCTCGCTGGAGGAGTTCCGCAGCGGCGTTCGGTTGGGTTGGACCGAGGAGGGAGTGGCCCAAACCGAGGACTTCGCCGCCGTCGTTCTGGCTACCCACCCGGATCAAGCCGCCGCGATTCTGGGCCGGAACGGCAATACGGAGCAACGCCGGGTGCTCGGTGCGATCCCGTATTCGAGCAATGAGACACTGTTGCACAGCGACGAAAACGTGCTGCCCGGGGCTGCCCGCGCCCGCGCGTCCTGGAACTATTACCTGCCTGATTGCTCCGCCCAGCCGGAGAACGTGCTGGTCAGTTATGACTTGAGCCGATTGCAGTCGCTCGACTACCCGGGCGGACGACTGCTGGTCAGTTTGGGCGAAGCGGACCGGATCGCGGATTCCGGCGTGCTGGCCCGGATGCGCTATGAACACCCGCAATACTCGCCGGCTTCGCTGGCCGCGCAAGCCGAGTTGGCGGCGATCTGCACCTCGAAAGTGGTGTTCGCCGGGGCGTACCACGGCTGGGGTTTTCATGAGGACGGCGCTTTGTCCGGCTATCGCGCGGCGCAACGGCTCGGTGGATCATGGCCGGTGTGA
- a CDS encoding cyclopropane-fatty-acyl-phospholipid synthase family protein codes for MIAQQLAALLEPFLGGEMPVRIIAWDGSSTPEQDSDDRPVVRLNSPNVLRRQLWGPGELALAQSYVLGELEVSGELYAALRRVWDVVAERQLSAIKVTPALLAKLARLAQSAGAIGPRLAAPGSQAKLVGRLHSKLRDKRAISHHYDLSNDFYGLILEERMAYSSGYWGDGATDVFQAQGAKCRLVGEKLGLQPGMRVLDIGCGWGSLSIELAEQFDVRMVGVTISAEQQAFARERARKRGVADQVEIRLQDYREIDGGPFDAVVSLEMGEHVGQRNYPGYVDAIRKNLATGGPALIQQMARTGKYPGGGPFIEAFIAPDMHMRPLGETIGFFEAGGMEVLGVQSLRQDYVQTIAAWRKNFERHHAEAVAMMGAEVVRVWELYLAGGELTFDQGRMGVDQILMRRR; via the coding sequence ATGATTGCGCAACAACTCGCCGCCTTGCTCGAACCATTCCTGGGCGGTGAAATGCCGGTGCGGATCATCGCCTGGGACGGCTCCTCGACGCCGGAGCAGGACTCCGATGACCGGCCGGTGGTCCGGCTGAATTCGCCGAATGTGCTGCGGCGGCAGTTGTGGGGTCCGGGGGAGCTTGCGCTGGCCCAGTCTTATGTCCTGGGCGAGCTGGAGGTCTCCGGAGAGCTCTACGCGGCGCTGCGCCGCGTCTGGGATGTGGTTGCGGAGCGGCAGCTGAGCGCGATCAAGGTCACGCCGGCGCTCTTGGCCAAGTTGGCTAGGCTGGCCCAGTCTGCAGGCGCGATCGGCCCGCGGCTGGCGGCGCCCGGTTCGCAGGCCAAGTTGGTCGGTCGTCTGCATTCGAAACTCCGGGACAAACGGGCGATCAGCCACCACTACGATCTGTCCAATGATTTCTACGGGTTGATCCTCGAAGAGCGGATGGCCTACTCGTCCGGGTACTGGGGTGACGGTGCGACGGATGTGTTTCAGGCACAAGGCGCAAAGTGCCGTTTGGTGGGCGAAAAACTCGGTCTGCAACCGGGTATGCGGGTATTGGACATCGGATGCGGCTGGGGATCTTTGTCGATCGAACTGGCGGAGCAGTTCGATGTGCGCATGGTCGGCGTGACGATTTCGGCCGAACAACAGGCATTCGCCAGGGAACGGGCGCGCAAACGCGGCGTCGCCGATCAAGTGGAGATCCGTTTGCAGGACTACCGGGAGATCGACGGCGGGCCGTTCGACGCGGTGGTTTCCTTGGAAATGGGTGAACACGTCGGGCAGCGGAACTATCCGGGCTATGTGGACGCGATCCGGAAAAATCTCGCCACCGGCGGGCCGGCGTTGATCCAGCAGATGGCGCGCACCGGGAAGTACCCCGGGGGCGGGCCTTTCATCGAGGCCTTCATCGCCCCGGACATGCACATGCGCCCGCTCGGTGAAACGATCGGCTTCTTCGAAGCGGGCGGCATGGAGGTGCTCGGGGTGCAGTCGCTGCGCCAGGACTACGTGCAGACCATTGCCGCCTGGCGGAAGAACTTCGAGCGACACCATGCCGAAGCGGTTGCCATGATGGGTGCCGAAGTCGTCCGGGTGTGGGAGCTTTATCTGGCCGGCGGCGAGTTGACCTTCGACCAGGGCCGCATGGGCGTGGACCAGATCCTGATGCGCCGGCGCTGA
- a CDS encoding DUF1365 domain-containing protein has product MAGVSALYAITVRHVRREPVRNEFSYRSYQWFVDPEQLPAIPFWLRPFAQFRAKDHMGDPDRGIGDNLRSYLAGQGIEAAGRITMLSNAAVLGYVFNPLSVFWCHRADGSLACIVAEVHNTYGQRHRYLIQPDDAGQARVRKEFYVSPFYPVDGEYRMSLPEPEESARLAIVLERPEGKPFVASVVGRRLPASNGNIVRMLLDIPLAPLRVSIQIFYQGIRLWLRKLPVQPRPTTAPQSEYQRGAGKHVSSRAVEEATR; this is encoded by the coding sequence ATGGCCGGTGTGAGCGCCTTGTATGCGATCACGGTCCGGCACGTCCGCCGGGAACCGGTGCGGAATGAATTTTCCTACCGGAGCTATCAATGGTTCGTGGATCCGGAACAGCTGCCCGCGATTCCGTTTTGGCTGCGGCCTTTTGCGCAGTTCCGGGCCAAGGACCATATGGGCGATCCGGACCGCGGGATCGGCGATAACTTGCGCAGCTACCTCGCTGGGCAGGGGATCGAAGCCGCCGGGCGGATCACCATGCTCAGCAACGCTGCGGTGCTCGGTTACGTCTTCAATCCGTTGTCGGTCTTCTGGTGCCATCGGGCGGATGGATCCTTGGCCTGCATCGTGGCGGAGGTGCACAACACCTATGGCCAGCGGCACCGCTATCTGATTCAGCCCGATGACGCCGGCCAGGCGCGGGTGCGCAAGGAATTCTATGTTTCGCCTTTCTACCCGGTGGACGGCGAATACCGGATGAGCCTTCCGGAACCCGAGGAATCGGCCCGTCTGGCCATCGTGTTGGAGCGTCCGGAGGGCAAGCCCTTCGTGGCTTCGGTGGTTGGCAGGAGATTGCCAGCCAGCAACGGCAATATTGTGCGCATGTTATTGGACATCCCGCTGGCCCCGTTGCGGGTGAGCATCCAGATCTTTTACCAGGGGATCCGCTTGTGGTTGCGGAAGCTGCCGGTGCAACCGCGGCCGACGACGGCGCCACAATCCGAATACCAGCGCGGGGCAGGAAAACACGTTTCCAGCCGAGCAGTCGAGGAGGCAACCAGATGA
- a CDS encoding alpha/beta hydrolase, producing MDQPRAGFDLLMPDDPVAAIVLVLAGGKPESRARSRPWQLSNLRMRPFTRRLAKQGRSRSIAVAQLRYRMRGWNGVEQSPVADGLWALQQLREHFGSAPVVVLGHSMGGRTAAHLAARPEVLGVVALAPWWPEQEGRAFRTGQQLLVLHGAADRWTDPEESARQVRLAAEHGVAARWRAMPGGHFMLRSPRLWQREAVRTAISWADPSQRRMAPNAGQEN from the coding sequence ATGGACCAACCGAGAGCCGGATTCGATCTGCTCATGCCCGATGATCCGGTCGCCGCGATCGTGTTGGTCCTGGCCGGGGGCAAGCCGGAAAGCCGGGCGCGGTCCCGGCCTTGGCAGCTGTCCAACCTGCGGATGCGCCCATTCACCCGGCGGCTGGCGAAACAAGGGCGTTCCCGAAGCATAGCCGTGGCGCAACTGAGGTATCGGATGCGCGGCTGGAACGGCGTCGAGCAATCTCCGGTGGCCGACGGCCTTTGGGCGTTGCAGCAACTCCGGGAACATTTCGGCTCCGCTCCGGTAGTGGTCCTGGGACATTCCATGGGCGGCCGGACGGCGGCGCATCTGGCCGCGCGGCCGGAAGTGCTGGGGGTGGTCGCACTGGCGCCTTGGTGGCCGGAGCAGGAGGGGCGTGCGTTCCGCACCGGCCAGCAGCTTTTGGTGCTGCACGGCGCGGCCGACCGGTGGACCGACCCGGAGGAGTCCGCCCGGCAGGTCCGGTTGGCGGCGGAGCACGGAGTTGCCGCGCGGTGGCGGGCGATGCCAGGCGGGCATTTCATGCTGCGGAGTCCCCGGCTCTGGCAACGCGAAGCAGTGCGGACGGCGATTTCCTGGGCCGACCCATCCCAGCGCCGGATGGCCCCGAATGCAGGGCAAGAGAACTGA
- a CDS encoding aldehyde dehydrogenase family protein — protein sequence MSNDAVNLARKAFETGEGLDLDTRLRRIDAVRRMLLEQTADFTAALSQDLRKHPDESWMTEIGFTCNEVQHTTKNLRKWLAPERASVPLSLLPATAKIVRDPLGVVLVIAPWNYPVQLSLVPVMAALAGGNTVVLKPSELAPATSAALARWIPEYLGEAVQVVEGGVPETTELLKERFDHIFYTGNGQVGKVILRAAAEHLTPVTLELGGKSPVYVDDSVDLTAAAQRIAWGKYLNAGQTCVAPDYVLASPETARKLAEVLPKVIKGLFEKDPRSSSDYGRIVNQRHFGRLTGLLEGAELVTGGDSEAGDLYLAPTVVRAKSTDPVMQEEIFGPILPIVEVPDEAAALAFIKERDKPLALYVFSENKATRRNFMDNTSSGALCFGVPAAHLLVPGLPFGGVGPSGMGAYHGRDSIDVFTHRKAVFDKPLKPDTMKLIYPPFNNLKHQVITKVIAPAGK from the coding sequence ATGAGCAACGACGCTGTGAATTTGGCCCGGAAGGCTTTCGAGACCGGCGAAGGTTTGGACCTGGATACCAGGCTGCGCCGAATCGATGCGGTGCGCAGGATGTTGTTGGAGCAGACCGCGGATTTCACCGCGGCGCTGTCCCAGGACCTGCGCAAGCATCCGGATGAATCCTGGATGACCGAGATCGGCTTCACCTGCAACGAGGTGCAGCACACGACGAAGAACCTGCGCAAATGGCTCGCCCCGGAGCGGGCCTCGGTGCCGTTGTCCCTGTTGCCGGCCACGGCGAAGATCGTCCGGGACCCGCTCGGCGTCGTGCTGGTGATCGCGCCCTGGAACTACCCGGTGCAATTGTCCCTGGTTCCGGTGATGGCTGCGCTGGCCGGCGGGAATACCGTGGTGCTGAAGCCGAGCGAGCTTGCTCCGGCGACCTCGGCGGCTTTGGCCCGCTGGATCCCGGAGTATCTCGGCGAGGCCGTCCAAGTGGTCGAAGGCGGAGTGCCGGAAACCACCGAACTGCTGAAAGAGCGCTTCGACCATATTTTCTACACCGGCAACGGCCAGGTCGGCAAAGTGATCCTGCGCGCTGCTGCGGAGCATCTGACTCCGGTGACCCTGGAATTGGGCGGGAAATCCCCGGTGTACGTCGACGATTCGGTGGACCTGACCGCGGCCGCGCAGCGGATTGCCTGGGGAAAGTACCTCAATGCCGGGCAAACCTGCGTGGCCCCGGATTATGTTCTCGCCAGTCCGGAGACCGCACGGAAACTCGCCGAGGTATTGCCGAAGGTGATCAAGGGGCTGTTCGAGAAGGACCCACGGAGCAGTTCTGACTACGGCCGGATCGTCAACCAGCGGCATTTCGGTCGGTTGACCGGGCTGCTCGAAGGCGCAGAGTTGGTGACCGGTGGCGACTCCGAAGCGGGAGATCTGTATTTGGCGCCGACGGTGGTCCGGGCGAAGTCCACGGACCCGGTGATGCAGGAGGAAATCTTCGGACCGATCCTGCCAATCGTCGAGGTCCCCGACGAAGCGGCGGCGCTGGCGTTCATCAAGGAACGCGACAAGCCGCTGGCGCTCTATGTTTTCAGCGAGAACAAGGCGACCCGGCGGAACTTCATGGACAATACCTCGTCGGGCGCCCTGTGCTTCGGGGTGCCGGCGGCGCACCTGCTGGTCCCGGGACTGCCGTTCGGCGGAGTGGGGCCCAGCGGCATGGGCGCATACCACGGCCGTGATTCGATCGACGTCTTCACCCACCGCAAGGCGGTATTCGACAAACCGTTGAAGCCGGACACCATGAAGCTGATCTACCCGCCGTTCAACAATCTCAAGCACCAGGTGATCACCAAAGTCATCGCGCCGGCCGGGAAGTAA
- a CDS encoding cyclopropane-fatty-acyl-phospholipid synthase family protein, protein MTQTYSNPNVRQDVWPDVARIPSAIKAKAGAPIAGTLFRAAVRRLPVSVQLPDGSQLGKGGPEMVLRDPDRFYARIANGGLIGLGESYMAGEWDAPDLAALMTVFASRVSQLIPQPLQALRGMILPQQPRRERNTEANTRNNISRHYDLSNELFAEFLDQSMSYSSALFDSLDVSSFEALEPAQHAKIDRLLDLADVGPGTRLLEIGTGWGELALRAARRGAQVYSVTLSSEQKELAEQRVAAAGFADSVRIELLDYRKVQGSFDAIVSVEMIEAVGFEFMPEYFRILSDRLAPGGAIGLQAITIGHERMLATRNSYTWVHKYIFPGGMIPSAELIAEQSALNGLTVENRMAFGQHYAQTLRLWDEQFTRNAAEVGRLGFDETFRRMWHFYLAYSRAGFAAGYLDVQQFQLRKAKGNH, encoded by the coding sequence ATGACGCAAACCTATTCGAATCCCAACGTCCGCCAGGATGTTTGGCCTGATGTGGCCCGGATTCCGTCGGCGATCAAGGCCAAAGCCGGAGCTCCGATAGCCGGCACGCTGTTCCGCGCCGCAGTGCGGCGGTTGCCGGTGTCCGTGCAGTTGCCGGATGGTTCCCAGTTGGGCAAAGGCGGCCCGGAGATGGTCCTGCGGGATCCCGATCGGTTTTATGCCCGGATTGCCAACGGCGGTCTGATCGGGCTGGGTGAGTCCTATATGGCTGGGGAGTGGGATGCCCCAGATCTGGCGGCCTTGATGACGGTTTTCGCCTCCCGGGTCTCACAATTGATTCCGCAGCCGCTGCAAGCCCTGCGTGGCATGATCTTGCCACAACAACCGCGACGGGAACGGAACACCGAAGCAAACACCCGGAACAATATTTCCCGGCACTACGACTTGTCCAATGAACTGTTCGCCGAATTCTTGGATCAGAGCATGAGTTACTCCTCGGCTCTGTTCGACAGTTTGGACGTTTCGTCGTTTGAAGCTCTGGAACCGGCCCAGCACGCGAAAATCGACCGGCTGCTGGACTTGGCCGACGTCGGGCCGGGGACCCGGCTGTTGGAGATCGGCACCGGCTGGGGCGAGCTGGCCTTGCGCGCGGCACGCCGCGGGGCGCAGGTCTATTCGGTTACGCTCAGCAGCGAACAGAAGGAATTGGCCGAACAACGGGTCGCCGCCGCAGGTTTCGCGGACTCGGTGCGGATCGAGCTGCTCGACTACCGCAAGGTGCAGGGCAGCTTCGATGCGATCGTTTCAGTGGAAATGATCGAGGCGGTGGGCTTCGAGTTCATGCCGGAGTATTTTCGGATCCTGAGCGATCGGTTGGCGCCAGGGGGAGCAATCGGTCTGCAAGCGATCACGATCGGGCATGAGCGGATGCTGGCAACTCGGAACAGCTACACCTGGGTGCACAAGTACATCTTTCCCGGCGGCATGATCCCCTCGGCGGAACTGATCGCGGAGCAATCGGCGCTGAATGGCTTGACCGTGGAGAACCGGATGGCTTTCGGCCAGCATTACGCGCAAACCCTGCGTCTGTGGGACGAGCAGTTCACCCGGAATGCGGCTGAGGTGGGTCGTTTGGGTTTTGACGAGACGTTCCGTCGGATGTGGCACTTCTATTTGGCCTACTCGAGGGCAGGGTTCGCCGCGGGTTACCTGGATGTCCAGCAATTCCAACTTCGCAAGGCCAAAGGAAACCATTGA
- the nrdI gene encoding class Ib ribonucleoside-diphosphate reductase assembly flavoprotein NrdI → MNPTNSKIIYFSSVSGNTHRFVDKLELNAARLPVKTKDETLQATEPFVLVLPTYGGETGHGAVPKQVIKFLNVAENRSLIRGVIAAGNTNFGETYCLAGEIVASKCSVPLLYRFELMGTPEDVDRVHQGLEQFWTPQLQMQ, encoded by the coding sequence ATGAACCCCACGAACAGCAAAATCATCTATTTCTCGTCGGTCTCCGGCAATACCCACCGCTTCGTCGACAAGCTCGAGCTGAATGCGGCCAGGTTGCCGGTGAAGACCAAGGACGAGACGCTCCAGGCGACTGAACCCTTTGTCCTGGTCCTCCCCACCTATGGCGGGGAAACCGGGCATGGGGCGGTGCCGAAACAAGTGATCAAATTCCTCAACGTCGCGGAAAACCGATCACTGATCCGCGGTGTGATCGCCGCAGGAAATACGAATTTCGGGGAAACCTACTGCCTTGCCGGCGAGATCGTGGCCAGCAAATGCTCGGTTCCCCTTCTTTATCGATTCGAGCTCATGGGCACACCGGAAGATGTGGACCGGGTTCATCAGGGATTGGAACAATTTTGGACACCACAGTTGCAGATGCAGTGA
- the nrdH gene encoding glutaredoxin-like protein NrdH: MTVTVYTKPACVQCNATYRALDKKGITYQSVDLSQDPDALERVRALGYLQAPVVVTEQDHWSGFRPDKIDELAQASDAASSVA, encoded by the coding sequence ATGACCGTCACGGTTTACACGAAGCCAGCATGCGTGCAGTGCAACGCTACTTACCGGGCCTTGGACAAGAAAGGCATCACCTACCAGAGCGTCGACCTTTCCCAGGACCCCGATGCGCTGGAGCGCGTCCGTGCGCTCGGTTACCTGCAGGCCCCCGTCGTCGTGACCGAACAGGATCACTGGTCGGGCTTCCGTCCGGACAAAATCGATGAACTGGCACAGGCCTCCGACGCGGCAAGCTCGGTGGCCTGA